A region of Mesorhizobium sp. M3A.F.Ca.ET.080.04.2.1 DNA encodes the following proteins:
- a CDS encoding ABC transporter ATP-binding protein: MAVLEIERLSASYGGGDVIEDVSLRIPQGEVFGLVGPNGHGKTTLLRAISGLLPRQRGIVRFDGHAIDGLAAEKIALRGIVHVPQGDLVYKDMSVFENLLVGGYTNPLPGQTGSRLDLVYELFPKLKERSGQKANSLSGGERRMLGIGRGLMMAEAKLLMLDEPSLGLAPIIIEAIYEAIHRLRQMGLSILIVEENVNRIASVADHLSMMSHGHIVWSGDPGELSSRRELMETYLGV; the protein is encoded by the coding sequence TCTAGAGATAGAAAGATTGTCGGCCTCCTATGGCGGCGGCGACGTAATCGAAGACGTTTCGCTGCGCATTCCCCAAGGAGAAGTCTTTGGCTTGGTAGGACCGAATGGCCACGGCAAAACCACGCTTCTGCGAGCGATCTCGGGGCTTTTGCCGCGACAGCGTGGAATAGTCCGTTTCGACGGACACGCAATCGACGGGCTGGCTGCCGAGAAAATTGCCCTGCGCGGCATCGTGCATGTGCCGCAGGGTGATCTGGTTTACAAGGACATGTCGGTTTTTGAGAACCTACTCGTTGGGGGCTACACCAACCCCTTGCCGGGACAGACCGGGTCGCGGCTGGATCTCGTCTACGAACTGTTTCCCAAGCTGAAGGAACGATCGGGACAGAAGGCCAATTCGCTGTCGGGCGGAGAGCGGCGCATGCTAGGCATCGGGCGCGGTCTGATGATGGCCGAGGCGAAATTGCTCATGCTGGACGAGCCGTCGCTTGGCCTCGCGCCGATCATCATCGAGGCCATCTACGAGGCAATCCACAGATTGCGCCAAATGGGGCTGTCGATCCTCATCGTAGAAGAGAATGTGAACCGCATCGCCTCGGTGGCCGACCATCTAAGCATGATGAGCCACGGGCATATCGTCTGGAGCGGCGACCCTGGCGAACTGAGCAGTCGGCGGGAGTTGATGGAGACTTATTTGGGAGTCTGA